The following coding sequences are from one Rathayibacter sp. SW19 window:
- the melA gene encoding alpha-galactosidase: MIKVAFIGAGSVQFTRNVITDLCSYEELHGNIEFSLHDIDSERLAYAEALVNRINVQSGAGAKVTSSITRAPAIAGADYVVNEIQVGGYDATRKDFDIPARYGVRQTISDTIGIGGIFRGLRTIPVLLGIGEDLAKEAPDSYFLNYSNPMAMLPWAVYAGSPFERVVGLCHSVRNTHDLLAGLVGLSVPEIDFVTAGFNHQAFVLKFEHDGKDLYPRLREVIDSDPDLQRRVRVEIFRNFGYFPTESSEHSAEYVPWFMRHDEQIDQFRIFVGDYLDRSERSLEEYHSTLRELESAAPLKLEPTSEMASEFILAHQTGRSAELYVNVRNSGLITGLPDECCIEVPATVDADGLHPRAVGSLPPQLMALNRTFLNVVELTVKAVLEGNRDHVYQAALLDPNTAASLTTREVRSMCDELFAAHGDLIPAALRA, encoded by the coding sequence ATGATCAAGGTTGCATTCATCGGAGCTGGAAGCGTTCAATTCACACGAAACGTCATCACCGATTTGTGTAGCTACGAAGAACTTCACGGGAACATAGAGTTCTCCTTGCACGACATCGACAGCGAACGGCTGGCGTACGCTGAAGCGCTCGTCAATCGCATCAACGTGCAAAGCGGTGCCGGCGCCAAGGTGACGTCGAGCATCACTCGAGCTCCGGCGATAGCCGGAGCGGACTATGTTGTCAACGAGATTCAGGTCGGCGGATACGACGCGACTCGGAAGGACTTCGACATTCCGGCACGATACGGTGTTCGACAGACTATTTCCGATACGATCGGGATCGGCGGGATCTTCCGCGGCCTGCGCACCATCCCCGTGCTCTTGGGCATCGGTGAGGACTTGGCGAAGGAAGCCCCTGATTCATACTTTTTGAATTACAGCAATCCGATGGCGATGCTGCCGTGGGCTGTATACGCGGGGAGCCCGTTCGAGCGCGTGGTCGGCCTGTGTCACTCGGTGCGGAATACCCACGACTTGCTTGCGGGGCTGGTCGGCTTGTCTGTACCCGAGATCGACTTCGTGACCGCGGGATTCAACCACCAGGCGTTCGTGCTGAAGTTTGAGCACGACGGCAAGGACCTTTACCCGCGGTTACGGGAGGTCATCGATTCCGACCCTGACTTACAGCGGCGTGTGCGGGTTGAAATCTTCCGGAATTTCGGATACTTTCCCACGGAGTCAAGTGAACACAGCGCGGAATACGTGCCATGGTTCATGCGCCACGATGAGCAAATAGATCAGTTCCGCATCTTCGTGGGTGACTACCTCGACCGGTCCGAGCGCAGCCTGGAAGAGTACCACTCGACTCTGCGTGAGCTGGAATCCGCAGCGCCACTGAAGCTCGAACCGACTTCGGAGATGGCGTCTGAGTTCATCCTCGCCCACCAAACCGGCCGCTCGGCCGAACTCTACGTCAACGTGCGCAATTCAGGGCTGATCACCGGGCTGCCGGACGAATGCTGCATCGAAGTACCTGCGACCGTGGATGCAGACGGCCTGCATCCACGCGCAGTCGGCTCCTTACCGCCGCAACTTATGGCGCTGAATCGCACATTCCTGAACGTTGTCGAGCTGACAGTGAAGGCCGTGCTGGAAGGCAATCGCGACCACGTCTACCAGGCTGCACTGCTCGACCCGAACACCGCCGCATCGCTGACCACGCGGGAGGTCAGGTCAATGTGCGATGAACTGTTTGCCGCTCACGGTGACCTGATCCCCGCTGCCCTCCGGGCGTAG
- a CDS encoding extracellular solute-binding protein produces the protein MDTKRHHVRRLAVLAGAACLSMVLAGCSSGDSGSGSSQTTGVTINVALGSPPPKAALAAFTKSTGITVKWSNVDWDSLQTKISAAATANTYFADATDVDWSRVGQLGQLNWFYPMEKYLDTKAMAADMPQLNTFTSGSHVIGIPYDASFMVTTVNKDMFAKAGITTMPTTIEQYTKDLQQIKTAGISQYPLNIPFAAAEGLSTYWYQTTGAFGGTILNGKDVPQFTDPGSPGYKAAQWMVDALKNGLVPPGNINVNDSQGQQTLMAKGTVATTFSDYSGNVGSLYDVPASSSVVGQVQYLPTPGVNGPAKNLDNPDGIGIPRQAKYPAAAAEFIKWFTSADVQVELTGANGPELAMESYNFPSRLSAVKTLASKGKLSGSDQLIEMFQNNTSPVFPQGAPKWYPQFSNAVYTNLHAAATGSMTVDAAIKAIAGTASKLASGS, from the coding sequence ATGGACACCAAACGTCATCACGTAAGGAGGCTCGCGGTGCTCGCCGGCGCAGCCTGCCTCAGCATGGTCCTCGCAGGCTGTTCAAGTGGAGACAGTGGGTCCGGGTCATCCCAGACCACGGGCGTGACCATCAATGTCGCCCTCGGGAGTCCACCACCGAAAGCGGCACTGGCTGCCTTCACCAAGAGCACCGGCATCACGGTGAAGTGGTCGAACGTCGACTGGGACAGTTTGCAAACGAAGATTTCGGCAGCCGCCACGGCCAATACCTACTTTGCAGACGCAACGGACGTCGACTGGTCGCGCGTGGGTCAACTGGGCCAACTCAACTGGTTCTACCCGATGGAAAAGTACCTAGACACGAAAGCTATGGCGGCGGACATGCCGCAGTTGAACACGTTCACCTCGGGCAGTCATGTGATCGGCATCCCGTATGACGCATCGTTCATGGTCACGACAGTTAACAAGGACATGTTCGCTAAGGCCGGGATCACCACGATGCCGACCACCATCGAGCAGTACACCAAGGACCTTCAGCAGATCAAGACGGCCGGAATCAGTCAGTACCCACTCAACATTCCATTCGCGGCCGCTGAGGGTCTCTCCACCTACTGGTACCAGACAACCGGAGCGTTCGGCGGAACGATTCTCAACGGGAAGGATGTGCCGCAGTTCACCGATCCCGGCTCACCCGGATACAAGGCGGCACAATGGATGGTGGACGCTCTCAAAAATGGTCTGGTACCCCCGGGAAACATCAACGTCAATGACAGTCAGGGGCAGCAAACCTTGATGGCAAAGGGAACAGTGGCCACCACTTTCTCCGACTATTCCGGAAACGTCGGCAGCCTCTATGACGTGCCGGCCTCATCCAGCGTTGTGGGCCAGGTGCAATACCTGCCGACTCCTGGAGTAAACGGCCCCGCCAAGAACCTGGACAATCCGGACGGTATCGGGATTCCGCGTCAGGCTAAGTACCCCGCCGCAGCCGCGGAGTTCATCAAGTGGTTCACCTCAGCCGACGTTCAAGTGGAACTAACTGGAGCAAACGGCCCCGAGCTGGCCATGGAGAGTTACAACTTCCCCTCCCGGCTAAGCGCCGTCAAGACGCTCGCGTCCAAGGGCAAGCTAAGCGGTAGCGACCAGTTGATCGAAATGTTCCAAAACAACACCAGCCCGGTCTTCCCGCAGGGTGCGCCCAAGTGGTATCCGCAGTTCTCTAACGCTGTTTACACAAATTTGCACGCCGCAGCCACCGGATCGATGACTGTCGACGCCGCGATCAAGGCGATCGCCGGCACCGCGAGCAAGCTGGCGAGCGGATCGTGA
- a CDS encoding Gfo/Idh/MocA family protein, translating into MTTDPGPAGSSVARRVRPVRLGVLGYAAIFTGAIFPSLAGSIAVTVTAIASRRQISVPDDSIRLYTGEGAYQQLLDDPQIDAVYIPLPNHLHKEWTIKAAEAGKHVLCEKPLGVTAAEASEMVEACSASGVQLVEAFMYRYNPQHSRAREILRSGEIGELALVRVGFTVPLDDPHRNVRYGPYPGAGAIHDVGSYGINLARWMMGDEPTRAHAFACNLPGTQADILHAITLEFPADRLATISGGLAQARKNTYELIGSTGRIEVERPFATPPFVESDGDLVLQVTTPAGTREEAFPDASQYAMQMEQFARLVRGEPNEVYRPDDSILTLHVIDACMRSLASGASERVNFNG; encoded by the coding sequence ATGACGACCGATCCGGGCCCTGCAGGCTCATCAGTTGCGCGCCGCGTGCGACCCGTCCGGCTGGGTGTACTCGGCTACGCGGCAATCTTCACGGGCGCAATCTTCCCCTCCCTGGCCGGTTCGATCGCAGTCACCGTCACGGCGATAGCATCCAGGCGGCAGATATCCGTTCCCGACGACTCGATCCGACTGTATACAGGCGAAGGCGCGTATCAGCAACTCCTTGACGACCCGCAGATCGACGCGGTGTACATCCCGCTGCCCAACCACCTGCACAAAGAATGGACGATCAAGGCAGCCGAGGCCGGCAAGCACGTCCTCTGCGAAAAGCCACTCGGGGTCACCGCAGCCGAAGCGTCTGAGATGGTCGAAGCGTGCTCAGCCAGTGGCGTGCAGCTCGTCGAGGCATTCATGTACCGCTACAACCCTCAGCACTCCAGAGCTCGCGAGATCTTGCGATCCGGTGAAATCGGGGAGCTCGCGCTGGTTCGCGTTGGATTCACCGTTCCGCTGGACGACCCTCATCGCAACGTGCGTTACGGCCCGTACCCGGGCGCAGGCGCCATCCACGACGTGGGCAGTTACGGCATCAATCTCGCCCGCTGGATGATGGGCGACGAGCCCACACGTGCACACGCGTTCGCGTGCAATCTCCCAGGCACGCAGGCCGACATCCTTCACGCCATAACGCTCGAGTTTCCCGCGGACCGGCTTGCGACGATCAGCGGCGGGCTCGCGCAGGCCCGCAAGAACACGTACGAGTTGATCGGATCCACCGGGCGAATCGAGGTCGAACGACCGTTCGCCACTCCGCCGTTCGTGGAGTCCGATGGCGACCTGGTCTTGCAGGTGACGACCCCGGCGGGCACACGCGAGGAGGCCTTCCCCGATGCGAGTCAATACGCCATGCAGATGGAGCAGTTCGCTCGGCTCGTGCGTGGCGAACCGAACGAGGTTTATCGTCCCGACGACTCCATACTCACTCTTCACGTGATCGACGCATGCATGCGCTCTCTCGCGTCCGGCGCATCCGAACGTGTGAATTTCAACGGCTAG
- a CDS encoding Gfo/Idh/MocA family protein, which yields MAGKINVAIVGLNFGSSFVPSYKFHPNIGEVTICDLNPTLISRVGDRWDIAKRYSSLDDVLADDTIDAVHLLTNITSHVDQSVAVLEAGKHCACAVPMSLTREGVERIVKAQQEAEREYLLAESVIFTRNYLYVKQLLESGEMGRIQFMRGAHYQDMDGWPAYWKGMPPMFYATHALAPSFAATKSTARRVVCFGSGVMRAQLHEQYGNPYPMETALFEMQTGTLTEITRTLFNNPRGYTEAFTISGENVTFETGQLDTDLPVVWKYKDHGVFDPNMKLETFTTMGRQVTEDRIEPPDHLDALPESIREYTRSHQIASLTDPSDVFDYLTIGGFHPHLVDEFVMSIVGDRRPEFDVYGAANLTAACLAAHDSAMAGGKEVLIPTYGPEQ from the coding sequence ATGGCGGGAAAAATCAATGTTGCGATCGTCGGACTGAATTTCGGCTCGTCGTTCGTGCCGAGCTACAAGTTCCATCCGAACATCGGCGAAGTCACCATCTGCGATCTGAACCCGACGCTGATCAGTCGGGTCGGAGATCGTTGGGACATCGCGAAACGCTATTCATCGCTCGACGATGTGCTGGCAGACGACACGATCGACGCGGTACATCTGCTGACTAACATCACGAGCCATGTCGACCAGTCCGTCGCCGTCCTCGAGGCAGGCAAGCACTGCGCGTGTGCCGTTCCGATGTCGTTGACGCGCGAGGGCGTGGAGCGGATTGTGAAAGCGCAGCAAGAGGCGGAGCGCGAATATCTGCTCGCAGAATCCGTGATCTTCACGCGCAATTATCTGTACGTAAAGCAACTCCTCGAGTCTGGGGAAATGGGCCGCATCCAGTTCATGCGCGGAGCCCACTACCAAGACATGGATGGCTGGCCGGCGTACTGGAAGGGCATGCCTCCGATGTTCTACGCGACCCATGCTCTGGCGCCTTCGTTCGCAGCAACGAAAAGCACGGCCAGGCGCGTCGTGTGCTTCGGGTCCGGGGTGATGCGTGCGCAGCTGCACGAACAGTACGGAAACCCGTACCCCATGGAGACTGCACTGTTCGAGATGCAGACCGGAACGCTGACCGAGATCACACGGACGCTCTTCAACAACCCACGCGGATACACCGAGGCTTTCACGATCAGCGGGGAGAACGTGACGTTCGAGACCGGCCAGCTCGACACGGACCTTCCCGTGGTGTGGAAGTACAAAGATCACGGTGTCTTCGACCCGAACATGAAGCTGGAGACGTTCACGACCATGGGCCGGCAGGTCACCGAAGACAGGATCGAGCCGCCCGATCACCTGGATGCGCTGCCGGAAAGCATCCGTGAGTACACCCGCTCACACCAGATCGCCAGCCTCACGGATCCGTCCGACGTCTTCGACTACCTCACCATCGGTGGATTCCATCCGCACCTCGTGGACGAGTTCGTGATGAGCATCGTCGGTGATCGACGGCCGGAGTTCGACGTGTACGGCGCCGCGAACCTCACCGCGGCATGCCTCGCCGCACACGACTCGGCCATGGCTGGCGGCAAGGAGGTCTTGATCCCGACCTACGGTCCCGAGCAGTAA
- a CDS encoding DeoR/GlpR family DNA-binding transcription regulator: MQRKQRLNHIVSTVIDRGSVDVGWLAGQFDVSEATIRRDLELLENQQLVTRTHGGATSNSAFNDVPLGFKMAQDLAEKRRIAQHALEFLEGARVVGMTGGTTMYEFAKLLADRSGLTIVTNALNIATVLVANQGLRVFAAGGEVRNSSQETVGPTAEKFLMEYNIDVAFLGVDGVDASAGCTNYDPVGARVNAALLQRARTSVVLADATKISRVALARVCPMSDVDVLITDVRAPEDALDQIYRQGCRVVRV; this comes from the coding sequence GTGCAACGTAAGCAACGGTTGAATCACATCGTGTCGACAGTAATCGACCGAGGCAGCGTTGACGTCGGCTGGCTCGCTGGCCAGTTCGATGTCTCGGAGGCGACAATTCGTCGTGACCTCGAACTGCTTGAGAACCAACAGCTGGTAACGCGCACGCACGGGGGTGCCACGAGCAATTCGGCGTTCAATGACGTTCCGCTCGGGTTCAAGATGGCCCAGGATCTTGCCGAGAAACGGCGCATCGCCCAGCACGCGCTCGAGTTCCTGGAAGGCGCGCGCGTCGTCGGGATGACGGGCGGAACCACGATGTATGAGTTCGCGAAGCTTCTCGCAGACCGCAGTGGGTTGACGATCGTCACCAACGCTCTCAACATTGCAACGGTCCTGGTCGCCAATCAGGGGCTTCGAGTATTTGCTGCCGGCGGAGAAGTTCGCAACAGCAGCCAGGAAACGGTCGGGCCGACCGCCGAGAAGTTTTTAATGGAGTACAACATTGACGTCGCATTCCTCGGAGTGGACGGTGTGGACGCGTCGGCAGGATGTACAAACTATGATCCGGTCGGCGCTCGCGTGAACGCGGCTCTTCTGCAGCGCGCTCGAACGAGTGTGGTGCTCGCTGATGCCACGAAGATATCGAGGGTGGCATTAGCGCGCGTCTGCCCGATGTCCGACGTCGATGTGCTGATCACGGACGTACGGGCACCAGAGGATGCGTTGGACCAGATCTACAGGCAAGGTTGCCGCGTCGTCCGTGTGTGA
- a CDS encoding carbohydrate ABC transporter permease, translated as MSTDGTAGHRSGRRRRLDLLPYALVAPLALFIVALALIPALFTIIRSFYRDQPLDPPVRFTGLANFEQLFSDNAVVSSMGNTALYVIIGVSLSTALGILMAVILQKKFFGRSVLIAVLILPWALPGVVEGVIWSGIWDSNTGLLNSLLSSMNLIEHYQVFLGENQFLTILAIEVVQVWQITPLSTLLILATLQNIPGDLYEAASLDGCSPWASFRRITLPLARAGIAVAMVQALISTLNVFDQPWVLNGAASTGASVTMQTYFITFQNLNFGEGYALSLLISIVTVVVSLGVVRLVYRRVEF; from the coding sequence GTGAGCACCGACGGCACGGCTGGACATCGTTCCGGCCGTCGCCGCCGGTTGGACTTGTTACCTTACGCGCTTGTCGCCCCGCTGGCGCTATTCATCGTCGCGCTGGCATTGATACCGGCACTGTTCACGATTATTCGATCATTCTACCGAGACCAGCCCCTGGATCCCCCGGTCAGGTTCACGGGTCTGGCGAATTTCGAGCAACTGTTCAGCGACAATGCGGTGGTTTCCAGTATGGGAAATACGGCACTGTACGTGATCATCGGGGTGTCGCTCTCGACCGCGCTCGGCATTCTGATGGCGGTCATCCTCCAAAAGAAGTTCTTTGGGCGCTCCGTTCTCATTGCCGTACTCATCCTGCCCTGGGCATTGCCGGGCGTTGTCGAGGGTGTCATCTGGAGCGGGATCTGGGACAGCAACACTGGGCTACTCAACAGCCTGCTCAGTTCCATGAACCTCATCGAGCACTACCAGGTGTTCCTTGGTGAGAACCAGTTCTTGACCATCCTCGCCATCGAGGTCGTTCAGGTGTGGCAGATCACGCCGCTTTCCACGCTTCTGATACTTGCAACGCTGCAGAATATTCCGGGGGATCTGTATGAGGCCGCCAGCCTCGACGGTTGTTCTCCGTGGGCGTCCTTTCGCCGAATCACGCTTCCGCTCGCCCGTGCAGGCATCGCCGTCGCGATGGTGCAGGCCCTGATCTCGACCTTGAACGTGTTCGACCAACCCTGGGTCCTTAATGGGGCGGCGTCTACAGGTGCGTCCGTGACGATGCAGACGTACTTCATTACCTTCCAGAACCTGAACTTCGGGGAAGGGTACGCACTATCGCTGCTGATCAGTATCGTCACCGTGGTTGTGTCGCTCGGCGTGGTGCGGCTGGTATATCGACGGGTGGAGTTCTGA